A window of Aliarcobacter trophiarum LMG 25534 contains these coding sequences:
- a CDS encoding DUF2958 domain-containing protein: MSSLLTNEQLQSIPELYASTILKDPICKFKIFLPNSNWTWYIIEIDKSDYNTCYGLVDGFEQELGYFSLSELETISHSYGLKAELDSSFKATRLSKIKG; this comes from the coding sequence ATGAGTAGCTTACTTACAAATGAGCAATTACAATCAATTCCAGAGCTATATGCTTCTACAATACTAAAAGACCCAATATGCAAATTTAAAATATTTCTACCAAATTCAAACTGGACTTGGTACATTATAGAGATTGATAAATCAGACTATAACACTTGTTATGGTTTAGTAGATGGCTTTGAGCAAGAGCTTGGATATTTTAGTCTAAGTGAACTTGAAACAATAAGTCATAGTTATGGACTAAAAGCTGAACTTGATAGTAGTTTTAAAGCTACAAGATTATCAAAAATTAAAGGATAG
- a CDS encoding Rad52/Rad22 family DNA repair protein, protein MFDKKQLEILNQELDSSRIKTRDKGNISLSYIEGHDVIETANKIFGFGNWSYSISKLEHVSQEQNQNQNQVICYKAIVQVLVHSENHTQELSREDVGFGTGVAKTQADAHEGAAKEAVTDALKRAMRSFGNQFGNSLYDKTKNHQANNESKPTTNYRQSSPTPTVTNVTTNHNRNIKQSYDPYEYESLFKIGLDVVEQNGFLIVSGDDIFAKKDSIKACGFRWDGKTKTWYKQLEEGAA, encoded by the coding sequence ATGTTTGATAAAAAGCAATTAGAGATATTAAATCAAGAACTTGATAGTTCAAGAATTAAAACAAGAGATAAGGGAAATATTTCCCTATCTTACATAGAAGGTCATGATGTAATTGAAACTGCAAATAAAATATTTGGATTTGGTAACTGGTCTTATTCTATCTCAAAACTAGAACATGTTAGCCAAGAGCAAAATCAAAACCAAAATCAAGTTATTTGCTATAAGGCAATAGTTCAAGTATTAGTTCATAGTGAAAATCATACACAAGAGTTAAGCCGTGAAGATGTAGGATTTGGTACAGGAGTTGCAAAAACACAAGCAGATGCACACGAAGGAGCTGCAAAAGAAGCAGTAACAGATGCACTTAAACGAGCTATGCGAAGCTTTGGTAACCAATTTGGAAACTCTCTTTATGATAAAACAAAAAATCATCAAGCTAATAATGAATCAAAACCAACAACAAACTATAGACAATCTTCACCAACACCAACAGTTACAAATGTAACTACTAATCATAATAGAAACATTAAACAAAGCTATGACCCATACGAGTATGAATCACTATTTAAAATAGGTCTTGATGTAGTAGAGCAAAATGGATTTTTAATTGTAAGTGGTGATGATATATTTGCTAAGAAAGATAGTATCAAAGCTTGTGGTTTTAGATGGGATGGGAAAACAAAAACTTGGTACAAACAGCTTGAAGAAGGAGCTGCATAA
- a CDS encoding siphovirus Gp157 family protein, whose translation MKLVNYKLQTQMENLNESSTNTHFKEYLKSILEDSNTPYFQKADYIGLSLQDIASKIEHIGTNVRELQNYKKKLQTALTLAKELVADVFIQNGVDRVDGNFISSLTLQAESTTSKSDVVILNENKVMGLGYVKFTPDIEAIKIALETPKGKKELEGLVSVITETTTIKPKVKVNSKKAINNTNNTQKPITLELVTNDDTNLENVA comes from the coding sequence ATGAAATTAGTAAACTATAAACTTCAAACACAAATGGAAAATCTAAATGAGTCTAGTACAAATACACACTTCAAAGAGTATTTAAAATCTATCTTAGAAGATTCAAATACACCATACTTCCAAAAAGCTGATTATATAGGATTATCTTTGCAAGATATAGCTTCAAAGATTGAACATATTGGAACAAATGTAAGAGAATTACAAAACTATAAAAAGAAACTACAAACTGCACTAACTCTAGCTAAAGAGTTAGTTGCAGATGTTTTTATTCAAAATGGTGTTGATAGAGTAGATGGGAACTTCATATCTTCACTTACTTTACAAGCTGAATCAACAACTTCAAAATCAGATGTTGTAATACTAAATGAGAATAAAGTAATGGGATTAGGTTATGTAAAGTTCACTCCTGATATTGAAGCAATAAAAATAGCACTTGAAACACCAAAAGGTAAAAAAGAGCTTGAAGGTCTTGTATCAGTTATTACAGAAACAACAACTATAAAACCAAAGGTAAAAGTAAACTCTAAAAAAGCTATCAATAATACAAACAATACTCAAAAACCAATAACACTAGAGTTAGTAACAAATGATGATACTAATTTAGAGAATGTTGCTTAA